Proteins encoded by one window of Nyctibius grandis isolate bNycGra1 chromosome 15, bNycGra1.pri, whole genome shotgun sequence:
- the C15H17orf75 gene encoding protein Njmu-R1 isoform X1, translating into MLPALPDGDERELESSEEGGGAGDERRPERHGSTYHSLYGYRSCSLSLLDTNLPAEAETELRSFIAKRLPKGALFEGMGNVASVGLSIPECTVGCYYCRFQQESLLEMAALESDVNAPEYVVCFLGGSEKGLELFRLELDKYIQSMKINLNLEQKTLETCVNPYLRSWFENAICPIQRVVQLFQEKLTFLLHAALSYTPVEVKNADERTEKDISRFLAAASLQGLVQEGTMTSLCIAMTEEQHKSIIIDCSGPQPQVHNAGSNRFCEDWMHAFVNGAEGGNPFLFRQILENFKLKAIQDINNLKRFIRQAEMNHYALFRCYMFLKNCGSGDILLKIVKVEHAEMPEARNVVTVLEEFMRETSVA; encoded by the exons ATGCTGCCGGCGCTGCCGGACGGCGATGAGCGGGAGCTGGAGAGCAGCGAggagggcggcggcgcgggcgaCGAGCGGCGGCCGGAGCGGCACGGCAGCACCTACCACAGCCTCTACGGCTACCGCAGCTGCAG cctctCCTTGCTAGACACTAACTTACCAGCTGAAGCGGAGACAGAATTGCGCAGTTTTATCGCTAAGCGTCTTCCTAAAGGAGCCCTGTTTGAAGGAATGGGGAATGTAGCGTCAGTGGGGCTGag caTACCAGAATGTACAGTTGGTTGTTATTACTGTCGTTTCCAACAAGAAAGTCTTCTAGAAATGGCAGCACTGGAATCAGATGTCAATGCTCCAGAATACGTGGTTTGTTTCTTAGGTGGCTCAGAGAAGGGTCTGGAACT TTTCAGACTTGAGCTGGACAAATATATTCAAAGTATGAAGATAAACCTCAATTTGGAG CAAAAAACCTTGGAGACCTGTGTTAACCCCTACTTGAGAAGCTGGTTTGAGAATGCCATATGCCCTATTCAGAGAGTAGTACAGCTCTTCCAGGAGAAACTCACCTTTTTGTTACATGCT gCTTTGAGTTATACTCCTGTGGAAGTAAAAAACGCagatgaaagaacagaaaaagacattAGCAG GTTTCTGGCAGCTGCCAGCCTCCAAGGACTCGTTCAGGAAGGCACAATGACCTCCTTATGTATTGCCATGACTGAGGAACAGCACAAGTCAATCATTATAGACTGTAGTGGACCTCAGCCTCAGGTGCATAATGCAG GAAGCAACAGATTCTGTGAGGACTGGATGCATGCTTTTGTGAATGGTGCTGAAGGTGGAAATCCGTTTCTCTTCAGGCAAATTTTGGAAAACTTCAAATTAAAG GCCATACAAGACATTAACAACCTGAAGAGGTTTATCCGCCAGGCTGAAATGAACCACTACGCCTTGTTCAGGTGTTACatgtttctgaagaactgtGGCAGCGGAGACATCCTTTTGAAGATTGTTAAAGTAGAACATGCAGAAATGCCAGAAGCCAGAAACGTAGTGACCGTCCTTGAGGAATTCATGAGAGAAACATCAGTGGCTTAA
- the C15H17orf75 gene encoding protein Njmu-R1 isoform X2: MLPALPDGDERELESSEEGGGAGDERRPERHGSTYHSLYGYRSCRSSQQGADRGDGSPGSAAAETPSSEDFSLSLLDTNLPAEAETELRSFIAKRLPKGALFEGMGNVASVGLSIPECTVGCYYCRFQQESLLEMAALESDVNAPEYVVCFLGGSEKGLELFRLELDKYIQSMKINLNLEQKTLETCVNPYLRSWFENAICPIQRVVQLFQEKLTFLLHAALSYTPVEVKNADERTEKDISRFLAAASLQGLVQEGTMTSLCIAMTEEQHKSIIIDCSGPQPQVHNAGSNRFCEDWMHAFVNGAEGGNPFLFRQILENFKLKAIQDINNLKRFIRQAEMNHYALFRCYMFLKNCGSGDILLKIVKVEHAEMPEARNVVTVLEEFMRETSVA, encoded by the exons ATGCTGCCGGCGCTGCCGGACGGCGATGAGCGGGAGCTGGAGAGCAGCGAggagggcggcggcgcgggcgaCGAGCGGCGGCCGGAGCGGCACGGCAGCACCTACCACAGCCTCTACGGCTACCGCAGCTGCAG ATCCTCACAGCAGGGAGCAGACCGGGGGGATGGCAGTCCCGGCAGCGCCGCGGCAGAGACACCCTCCAGCGAAGACTTCAG cctctCCTTGCTAGACACTAACTTACCAGCTGAAGCGGAGACAGAATTGCGCAGTTTTATCGCTAAGCGTCTTCCTAAAGGAGCCCTGTTTGAAGGAATGGGGAATGTAGCGTCAGTGGGGCTGag caTACCAGAATGTACAGTTGGTTGTTATTACTGTCGTTTCCAACAAGAAAGTCTTCTAGAAATGGCAGCACTGGAATCAGATGTCAATGCTCCAGAATACGTGGTTTGTTTCTTAGGTGGCTCAGAGAAGGGTCTGGAACT TTTCAGACTTGAGCTGGACAAATATATTCAAAGTATGAAGATAAACCTCAATTTGGAG CAAAAAACCTTGGAGACCTGTGTTAACCCCTACTTGAGAAGCTGGTTTGAGAATGCCATATGCCCTATTCAGAGAGTAGTACAGCTCTTCCAGGAGAAACTCACCTTTTTGTTACATGCT gCTTTGAGTTATACTCCTGTGGAAGTAAAAAACGCagatgaaagaacagaaaaagacattAGCAG GTTTCTGGCAGCTGCCAGCCTCCAAGGACTCGTTCAGGAAGGCACAATGACCTCCTTATGTATTGCCATGACTGAGGAACAGCACAAGTCAATCATTATAGACTGTAGTGGACCTCAGCCTCAGGTGCATAATGCAG GAAGCAACAGATTCTGTGAGGACTGGATGCATGCTTTTGTGAATGGTGCTGAAGGTGGAAATCCGTTTCTCTTCAGGCAAATTTTGGAAAACTTCAAATTAAAG GCCATACAAGACATTAACAACCTGAAGAGGTTTATCCGCCAGGCTGAAATGAACCACTACGCCTTGTTCAGGTGTTACatgtttctgaagaactgtGGCAGCGGAGACATCCTTTTGAAGATTGTTAAAGTAGAACATGCAGAAATGCCAGAAGCCAGAAACGTAGTGACCGTCCTTGAGGAATTCATGAGAGAAACATCAGTGGCTTAA